The segment ATCCGTTTTTTTCGTGGTCGCCCAGTTCGCCGCGGTACTCCACGCGCGGGTCGCGAAAAAGCGGTTCGATATCGCCGTCGTAATACCAGCGGTCGCCGTTGTCGATTTTGGCCGCGATCTTGATCGGGATATCGGCTCGCTCGGCGATTTCGATCGCAAGATCGGGGCGCTTGCTCGGCGCGATTCGGCCGAGAAATGCCAGATAGCCGCCGCGGCCGTCGCCGAGCGAGAACTGATCGACGGGCAGACCGTGATAAACCGTGCCGATCCAATCGGCCCACGGCAGCGGTGCGCGCTGCGCTTGCGAGATCGAGACGAGCGGTACGTCGGAGAATGCGCGATAAAGCGGCTCCAGGCCCGGCAGGTCGAGCCGCCAGTGCAGCGTGGTCAGATGCGCAGACGATAGGCGCCGGGCGAACGGAAAGCTTTGATAATCGGTGTGGAAGTGCACGACGTCGAACTCGGCGGACATATGCACGACTTGCTCGAGCATGGCGAAATGAAACGCTTGCGGGTCTGCCGTATCTTCGATGAGGCGCAACGCGCTCGGGCACGCCTTCACGAGCCTGCCACGCGTGGAGGAATCGCCGCTGGCAAAAAGGGTGACGTCATGCCCGCATTCGACGAGCGCTTCGGTGAGCCAGGATACGACGCGTTCGATACCGCCATATGCGCGGGGCGGTACGCTCTCGTACAACGTTGCAACTTGCGCGATTCGCATGGTCGGTTCTTACCGGGGGCCGGCTTGGTGCTGTCGTGCTGTCGACGGTCGAGCAGGCGT is part of the Trinickia caryophylli genome and harbors:
- a CDS encoding glycosyltransferase family 4 protein, translated to MRIAQVATLYESVPPRAYGGIERVVSWLTEALVECGHDVTLFASGDSSTRGRLVKACPSALRLIEDTADPQAFHFAMLEQVVHMSAEFDVVHFHTDYQSFPFARRLSSAHLTTLHWRLDLPGLEPLYRAFSDVPLVSISQAQRAPLPWADWIGTVYHGLPVDQFSLGDGRGGYLAFLGRIAPSKRPDLAIEIAERADIPIKIAAKIDNGDRWYYDGDIEPLFRDPRVEYRGELGDHEKNGFLGSARALLFPIDWPEPFGLVMIEALACGTPVIAFNRGSVPEIIEHGVTGFVVDDVQGAVDALARLPEIDRAACRAAFEQRFTVDRMTDDYAALYTKLVRESSNPARTGSDR